Genomic window (Candidatus Neomarinimicrobiota bacterium):
TTTAATACAAATCCACTTTCCGGATTTCCCTCGCTACATGGATCATTTCTAGTTACCGAAAATTTGAGATTAAATGGAGCAATCAGCGGGTTTAGTTCAGGGAATGATATGGTTCAGGTATCAAGTTACGGATTGGATTTACTGCTTAGTAAAGAAAACAATAATTCTATTAACATGTTAATGAATTTCGGGTATTTAGATGGACCCTCAGATTTCCGGTGTCGCACTATTCATAGCTCTATTAACAGAATGATTGAAACACGATTTATTCCAATTGAATATGGGGTTGGTATAAATTTTTATAGTGCTCATATTTCCCAAACACTCTCAAATGAGATTCCGAATAAAATAAAAGGACAAACCAATTTTGTATTTGTTGGATTAAAATGGCCGATAAACAAATGGGAAATTGGTACAAATGTAATTTTTCATCCGAATACAATATTTATTTCAATTGATTTGTTAAAGGGCTTCAGATGATGCCCAAAAGAATTACAATTTTGGGCTCAACAGGGTCTATCGGTATTAATGCAATACAAGTCATTGATGCTCTGGGCGAAGAATATCGTATCGATTATTTGTCTGCTAATACCAATTCAGAAAAACTAATCGAACAGGCTTTGTTATTAAGACCGAAAGCTGTTTGCATTGTTGATGAAGATTCATCGACAATTGTTCAGAGCCGGTTACATAATGAATCTATTGAAGTGTTAACAGGTCGAGATGGTCTGCTACATGTAGCAACTCAAAAAGTTGATATTCTGTTAAATGGATTGGTAGGGTCAGCGGGAATGGAACCGACTTTGAAAGCAGTTGAAGCAGGTACTAATGTTGCATTGAGTAATAAGGAAAGTCTTGTCATGGCAGGGCAGCTAATTGAAAACGCAAAAACGAAATCCGGCGCTGAAATTTTCCCGGTTGATAGTGAACATTCTGCTATTTGGCAATGTCTAAAAGGCGAATTAATGGCTGATGTAAATAAGTTGATTCTTACAGGAAGCGGAGGTCCGTTTAGAGAAAGGGACATCAATACTTTTTCTAATATTTCGCCCGAAGAAGCGCTTAATCATCCAAACTGGGATATGGGAAAAAAAATAACCATTGATTCGGCTACAATGATGAATAAAGGACTTGAAGTCATTGAAGCACATTGGTTGTTTGGTACAAAACCGGATGATATAGACATTATCGTCCACCCTCAATCAATTATTCATTCGATGGTGGAATTTTCTGACGGCTCAGTAAAAGCACAAATGGGTGTTCCCGATATGAAAATACCAATTCAATATGCCATTACCTATCCACGGCATAAACCATCAAGTTGGGAATCTTTGGATTTGCTTTCAAATCAAAATTTAACATTTCAAGCTAAAGATATTGTAAGATTTCCATGCATTCAGTTAGCATACGATGCATTGCATAAAGGCGGCACAGCACAGGCTGTTTTAAATGTGGCAAATGAACATGCTGTCTATCGGTTTTTAGATGGTAGCATATCATTTACGGATATTCCCAGGATTGTGGAAGGTGCATGTGAATTACACGAATATTCAGAAAATCCGGACCTTGACAACATTATTCAATTAGAACGGTGGACTAAAAATTTTGTTGTAAACTTCCGCCCATGATTTTGGAGAAAAACATAATATGACAACACTTTGGGCAACAATTTTTGTGTTAGGGATTTTGGTCCTCGTACACGAGCTAGGTCATTATTTAGCCGCACGATCCGTGGGAGTTCGTGTTGATAGATTTTCAATCGGCTTCCCTCCTAGACTGATAACATTTACATCTGTTGATAACGGGTGGAATTTCAATATATTTTTCTATAAACGAGATGAATCCGGCAAACTAATTTGGTCGCCAATTATAGAAAAGTTCATAGCGTCTAATCAAAAAATTGGTAGCGGTACCGAATATTGTTTGGCCCTTATTCCATTTGGAGGATACGTAAAAATGGCTGGAACAATTGATGAAAGTCTTGATTCAGAAATTGAAAATAAACCCTATGAATTAATGAGCAAATCTCATCTAGCTCAAACGTGGGTAATGAGTGCGGGGATATTGATGAATATATTACTGGCATTTATTTTATTTACAGGTGTGAGTTGGCACACAGGCTTACCGGAAGCAATTGATGCGCCTGTTGTTCATGAGGTTATTTCAAATTTACCGGCAGAAAAAGCTGGTTTGCTCATTGGTGACAAAATTACAGCGATTGATGATGCAGAGATTAATTCTTGGTCAGATCTTTCTGAGGTTATTCACTTATTGCCAAATACGGAAATTTCATTAGAATGGGAACGAGATGGATCAATCCTGACCAAACAAATAACCACCTCTTTTCAAGTAAATCCTGCTACAGGAGACACCTTGGGCGCAATCGGTATTCTTCCTGAAATAATCTATAATCCAATAAATTTTCAGACAGCAGCATCGTTAGGATTTCTTTCCACGGTTAACGGGTTTGGGATGATTATTAATACTCTTAGGATGCTGTTTTCCGGTCAGGCATCACCCAAAGAATTGGGCGGACCTATTATGATTGCTAAACTTGCTGGAAAATTCGCAGAGAGAGGATGGGTAGATTTACTTGTTTTTATGGCGCTTATATCAGTGAATTTAGCTTTTATAAATATTCTACCAATTCCTGGGTTGGATGGCGGACATATTTTGATTACTATAATTGAAGTGGTAATACGAAGACCATTGACCATTAAAACACGTATGCTTATTCAGCAGGTTGGAATGGTATTTCTTTTATTGCTTATGGCAACTGTATTCTTTAATGATTTTTCTCGCCTTTTGGGTAACTGATTTTTTTCAATTTCATTGTCATAGTACCAAATTTCAATTTTACCACCACTTGAACCGGGAAACGATTTAGGTCATCGCTAAACCATATTTGCATATCCCCCTTATTTTTTAACAATGTTTTTCCATCTTGATATGGTTTAACAACAAAACAAAAATAATCACCGGATTTTGTCTTAATAAATTCTTTTCCAGTCACTTTCAATTTTAACTCAGTAGTTTTATTTGACTCAAATGTTAAAAATGAAAACACCTCCCCAACCGATAAAGGGATGGTTCTTAAATAGTAAAAAAGTGAATAAGGGTCCCGGACTTTTCCTGAAATGTGTACTGTATCATTATTCGAGATGGAAATATGTTTCTTATAATCAATTTGTGTATCTATATCTTTTATAAATGATCCTTCCCTAATTTTTTTGGAAAGACGATGGGTATAAAGTTCTGATTTGTCTAACCACATATCTACTTGGTCACGAATTTTAAAAAATCGATCTGCTACTTTACCTGTATTTGCTTTATAAGCTATGTGATAAACCGGATGACCATAAAGAGTATCGATAGATACAAATTCCAAGGATGATTCTCCAGCTGGAATAAAATTAAATTGTGCTGTATAATCTAATTTTTCACCCAATTGAAATGGGGAATTTGCGGTTGCTGTTGCAAAGAAAAATATAATCAAGAATAAGTACTTATAAATCATTGACGAATAATAGTAAGTGAATTGTTTTTAAAATGGTAAATAGTAGATCCTTTGGATGCAAGCTTCCCGTCATCAATAATGAGGTCAATTTCTTTCCCGAAATTTTGTTTGATCTGCTTAGGTTCATTCAAGGGGAATTCTCCTTTAAGATTCACACTTGTTGTCGTTATGGGATAACCTAAGGTAGAAACCAAATTGGTAGAGAATGAATGATTTGGTATTCTGATGCCCAGGGTTTGATTGGGACCTAAAATAGTTGATGAAACGAAATTTTTTTTCACTGGTAATATTATAGTGGTTTTGCCACCCAACTTATTCTCAATTGATTCCCAATATTTATTATGAATAGAAGACCAACTTT
Coding sequences:
- a CDS encoding 1-deoxy-D-xylulose-5-phosphate reductoisomerase encodes the protein MPKRITILGSTGSIGINAIQVIDALGEEYRIDYLSANTNSEKLIEQALLLRPKAVCIVDEDSSTIVQSRLHNESIEVLTGRDGLLHVATQKVDILLNGLVGSAGMEPTLKAVEAGTNVALSNKESLVMAGQLIENAKTKSGAEIFPVDSEHSAIWQCLKGELMADVNKLILTGSGGPFRERDINTFSNISPEEALNHPNWDMGKKITIDSATMMNKGLEVIEAHWLFGTKPDDIDIIVHPQSIIHSMVEFSDGSVKAQMGVPDMKIPIQYAITYPRHKPSSWESLDLLSNQNLTFQAKDIVRFPCIQLAYDALHKGGTAQAVLNVANEHAVYRFLDGSISFTDIPRIVEGACELHEYSENPDLDNIIQLERWTKNFVVNFRP
- a CDS encoding threonylcarbamoyl-AMP synthase, producing the protein MKIISVNHPDANSLAANVIQKGGIIVYPTDTLYGFGVDARNDAAIQKLNFIKKREGPISVIAPNVRTVKSWSSIHNKYWESIENKLGGKTTIILPVKKNFVSSTILGPNQTLGIRIPNHSFSTNLVSTLGYPITTTSVNLKGEFPLNEPKQIKQNFGKEIDLIIDDGKLASKGSTIYHFKNNSLTIIRQ
- the rseP gene encoding RIP metalloprotease RseP, encoding MTTLWATIFVLGILVLVHELGHYLAARSVGVRVDRFSIGFPPRLITFTSVDNGWNFNIFFYKRDESGKLIWSPIIEKFIASNQKIGSGTEYCLALIPFGGYVKMAGTIDESLDSEIENKPYELMSKSHLAQTWVMSAGILMNILLAFILFTGVSWHTGLPEAIDAPVVHEVISNLPAEKAGLLIGDKITAIDDAEINSWSDLSEVIHLLPNTEISLEWERDGSILTKQITTSFQVNPATGDTLGAIGILPEIIYNPINFQTAASLGFLSTVNGFGMIINTLRMLFSGQASPKELGGPIMIAKLAGKFAERGWVDLLVFMALISVNLAFINILPIPGLDGGHILITIIEVVIRRPLTIKTRMLIQQVGMVFLLLLMATVFFNDFSRLLGN
- a CDS encoding DUF3108 domain-containing protein; the protein is MIIFFFATATANSPFQLGEKLDYTAQFNFIPAGESSLEFVSIDTLYGHPVYHIAYKANTGKVADRFFKIRDQVDMWLDKSELYTHRLSKKIREGSFIKDIDTQIDYKKHISISNNDTVHISGKVRDPYSLFYYLRTIPLSVGEVFSFLTFESNKTTELKLKVTGKEFIKTKSGDYFCFVVKPYQDGKTLLKNKGDMQIWFSDDLNRFPVQVVVKLKFGTMTMKLKKISYPKGEKNH